From one Montipora capricornis isolate CH-2021 chromosome 10, ASM3666992v2, whole genome shotgun sequence genomic stretch:
- the LOC138018602 gene encoding uncharacterized protein — translation MLCKEKVDEACRAVCSVIAPNASKELLEAFKLSSSQGSDLTALVTAYRNAPNRGLKTQILSIYVLRYSSTELKQIHAPFENLSDRQIKKAREHEKTVGPGMSILEKTPHHRIKIDLVKLNHFLSFIDQPYFYQDVSYGTRTLRLESGEQLVMPNIVRTVGRSTMIEQYLSYCSSEGFESLGRSTLFRILKVRESSQRKSLQGLDNISASGADGFDTLHKIVEELEKSGATQEWCDTIRRKLKEGKRYLKTDYRAHCRGGNDLCPDHCRRYALSDPQNSNFQVSCDQQHLEECDQCESLKTTMLSVLSEIESPYISFYSSERKEDLLHDGSHAQDMVFQWKAHILRAENQDKAKVDALKAITSESILIVMDWAMKLNQMKYREKQSEWFGKRGMSWHVSCIVSKPVGEQDLEIVSYVHLFDSCTQDWYAVCGILTHLLKIVKADRPHISRAYLRSDGAGCYFNNNLIAAVSQFGEQVGITVMRYDFSEPQYGKDVCDRIISPLKGAIRRYCHEGHDILTATDMYEALRARQVKGTTAAVCEIDRNQVLKVNRITNFSAFHNFKYDASGLLVSKVYDIGPGEQVLWSDLDVQCPGIITLLLPCCTQTHEGTRR, via the exons ATGTtgtgcaaagaaaaagttgatgaagccTGCCGAGCTGTTTGTAGCGTTATCGCACCAAATGCCAGTAAGGAGCTATTAGAAGCTTttaaattatcatcatcacaagGCAGCGATCTAACCGCATTGGTAACTGCATACAGAAATGCCCCAAATAGAGGTCTTAAAACTCAGATTCTAAGTATATACGTGCTGCGATATTCGTCTACTGAACTGAAACAAATCCACGCCCCTTTTGAGAATCTGAGTGACCGTCAGATTAAGAAGGCGAGGGAACATGAAAAGACCGTCGGTCCTGGGATGAGTATACTGGAGAAAACGCCACACCACAGAATCAAGATTGATTTGGTAAAGCTGAATCATTTCTTGTCATTTATCGATCAACCGTACTTTTATCAAGACGTTTCGTATGGAACCAGGACATTGCGATTAGAATCTGGTGAACAGCTAGTGATGCCCAACATTGTGCGAACAGTAGGGAGATCCACTATGATAGAACAATATCTCAGTTATTGCAGCAGTGAAGGCTTTGAGTCCCTTGGACGGTCTACTTTGTTTCGAATCTTAAAGGTCAGAGAATCCTCCCAACGGAAATCACTTCAGGGACTTGACAACATATCAGCAAGTGGAGCAGATGGCTTCGATACTCTTCACAAGATCGTAGAGGAGTTGGAGAAAAGCGGAGCAACTCAGGAGTGGTGCGACACTATACGAAGAAAGCTTAAGGAAGGAAAGCGCTATCTGAAAACGGACTATCGAGCGCACTGTCGAGGAGGCAACGACCTATGTCCCGACCACTGTAGGCGTTATGCCCTTAGTGACCCCCAGAACAGCAATTTTCAAGTATCCTGCGACCAACAGCATCTTGAAGAGTGTGACCAATGTGAATCACTGAAGACAACTATGCTTTCTGTTTTGTCGGAAATTGAGTCACCATACATCAGCTTCTACAGTTCTGAACGAAAGGAGGACCTCCTACATGATGGCAGCCATGCACAAGATATGGTGTTTCAGTGGAAAGCACACATCTTAAGAGCAGAGAATCAAGACAAAGCAAAAGTTGATGCGCTGAAGGCCATTACCAGTGAGTCTATTTTGATAGTAATGGATTGGGCAATGAAGCTCAACCAAATGAAGTACAGGGAAAAGCAATCGGAATGGTTTGGCAAGCGTGGGATGAGTTGGCACGTTAGCTGCATTGTATCGAAGCCTGTTGGTGAGCAAGACCTGGAGATAGTTTCGTATGTTCACCTCTTTGATAGCTGCACTCAGGACTGGTATGCAGTGTGCGGGATCCTGACACACCTGCTGAAGATTGTGAAAGCTGATCGACCACACATCAGTAGGGCCTACCTACGCTCTGATGGTGCTGGCTGTTACTTTAACAATAACCTTATAGCGGCGGTTAGCCAGTTTGGTGAGCAAGTTGGCATAACAGTAATGAG ATACGACTTCTCTGAGCCACAGTATGGCAAGGATGTGTGTGACCGTATCATCAGCCCCTTAAAGGGTGCCATCCGACGTTACTGTCACGAGGGTCACGACATTTTGACCGCGACAGATATGTACGAGGCTTTACGAGCCAGACAAGTGAAAGGAACCACAGCAGCTGTATGTGAGATAGATCGTAACCAAGTCCTCAAGGTAAACCGCATCACAAATTTCAGTGCGTTCCATAATTTTAAATATGATGCCAGCGGTCTCCTAGTCTCTAAGGTCTATGACATCGGTCCTGGAGAACAGGTATTGTGGTCAGATCTCGACGTTCAGTGTCCGGGTATTATTACGTTGCTTCTTCCCTGTTGCACTCAGACGCATGAAGGCACCAGGCGATGA